A stretch of the Mycobacterium sp. ITM-2016-00317 genome encodes the following:
- a CDS encoding NAD(P)/FAD-dependent oxidoreductase, whose protein sequence is MTLAEQADQADTTSAAQAPVHTRALIIGSGFSGLGMAIALQQRGVDFLILEKADEIGGTWRDNTYPGCACDIPSHMYSFSFEPKADWTHMWSFQPEIQDYLLGVTAKYGLRRYIEFGAHVDRANWDDDEMRWHVFTKDGREFIAQFVISGAGGLHIPLIPEFDGYDEYLAAGRAAFHSAEWDHDVDITGKKVAVIGTGASAIQIVPEIVKDVAELHLYQRTPAWVMPRPNNPIPERVQRVFANVPGARAAMRAGIYWIHEAVGFAMTQQPRLLKIGELLGKWNIRRSIKDRELRRKLTPDYRAGCKRILNSDKYYRGIADPKAEVITDRIARFTSRGIVTIDEHGRESETEVDVVVFATGFHVTDSYTYVDIKGPNGEDLVDRWNREGIAALRGITVADMPNLFFLLGPNTALGHNSVVFMIESQIRYAAKAIAAVDKAGAQALAPTRAAQDRYNDELQDDLGGTVWSTGGCRSWYLDEHGVNRTLWSGMTWQYWLATRRFKASEYTFR, encoded by the coding sequence ATGACGCTGGCTGAACAGGCTGACCAGGCCGACACCACCTCTGCCGCCCAGGCGCCCGTGCACACCCGCGCCCTGATCATCGGCTCGGGCTTCTCCGGGCTGGGCATGGCCATCGCGCTGCAGCAACGCGGCGTCGACTTCCTGATCCTGGAGAAGGCCGACGAGATCGGCGGCACGTGGCGGGACAACACCTACCCCGGCTGCGCGTGCGACATCCCGTCGCACATGTACTCGTTCTCGTTCGAGCCGAAGGCCGACTGGACCCACATGTGGTCGTTCCAGCCCGAGATCCAGGATTACCTGCTCGGGGTGACCGCCAAGTACGGGCTGCGCCGCTACATCGAGTTCGGCGCGCACGTCGACCGCGCGAACTGGGACGACGACGAGATGCGCTGGCACGTGTTCACCAAGGACGGGCGCGAGTTCATCGCGCAGTTCGTCATCTCCGGCGCCGGTGGTCTGCACATCCCGCTGATCCCGGAGTTCGACGGGTACGACGAGTACCTGGCGGCCGGCCGGGCGGCGTTCCACTCCGCGGAGTGGGACCACGACGTCGACATCACCGGCAAGAAGGTCGCGGTGATCGGCACCGGCGCCAGCGCCATCCAGATCGTGCCCGAGATCGTCAAGGACGTCGCCGAGCTGCACCTGTACCAGCGCACCCCGGCCTGGGTGATGCCCCGGCCGAACAACCCGATCCCCGAACGGGTGCAGCGGGTGTTCGCCAACGTGCCCGGCGCCCGGGCGGCGATGCGGGCCGGCATCTACTGGATTCACGAGGCCGTCGGGTTTGCGATGACCCAACAGCCCAGGTTGCTGAAAATCGGTGAGCTGCTGGGGAAATGGAACATCCGCCGCTCGATCAAGGACCGCGAACTGCGCCGTAAGCTCACCCCGGACTACCGGGCCGGCTGCAAGCGAATCCTCAACTCCGACAAGTACTACCGCGGTATCGCCGACCCGAAGGCCGAGGTGATCACCGACCGCATCGCGCGCTTCACCTCGCGCGGCATCGTCACCATCGACGAGCACGGTCGGGAGTCCGAAACCGAGGTCGACGTGGTGGTGTTCGCCACCGGGTTCCACGTCACCGACTCCTACACCTATGTCGACATCAAGGGCCCCAACGGCGAAGACCTCGTCGACCGGTGGAACCGGGAGGGGATCGCCGCGCTGCGCGGCATCACCGTCGCCGACATGCCCAACCTGTTCTTCCTGCTCGGGCCGAACACCGCGCTGGGGCACAACTCGGTGGTGTTCATGATCGAGTCGCAGATCCGCTACGCGGCCAAGGCCATCGCCGCCGTCGACAAGGCGGGCGCGCAGGCGCTGGCGCCCACCCGGGCGGCGCAGGACCGCTACAACGACGAGCTGCAGGACGACCTCGGCGGCACCGTGTGGAGCACCGGTGGGTGCCGCAGCTGGTATCTCGACGAGCACGGCGTCAACCGCACCCTGTGGAGCGGGATGACCTGGCAGTACTGGCTCGCGACCCGGAGGTTCAAGGCCTCCGAGTACACGTTCCGCTGA
- the nrdE gene encoding class 1b ribonucleoside-diphosphate reductase subunit alpha, which produces MSPTVTAAEPVTTGAHALPGETDYHALNAMLNLYDADGKIQFEKDVQATREYFLQHVNQNTVFFHSQDEKLDYLIEKEYYEREVLDQYSRNFVKDLLDRAYAKKFRFPTFVGAFKYYTSYTLKTFDGKRYLERFEDRVVMVALTLAAGDTVLAEKLVDEIIDGRFQPATPTFLNSGKKQRGEPVSCFLLRIEDNMESIGRSINSALQLSKRGGGVALLLSNIREHGAPIKNIENQSSGVIPIMKLLEDSFSYANQLGARQGAGAVYLHAHHPDIYRFLDTKRENADEKIRIKTLSLGVVIPDITFELAKKNEDMYLFSPYDVERVYGVPFADISVTEKYFEMVDDARIRKTKIKAREFFQTLAELQFESGYPYIMYEDTVNRANPIAGKITHSNLCSEILQVSTPSEFNDDLSYKKIGKDISCNLGSLNIAKAMDSPDFAQTIEVAIRALTAVSDQTHIWSVPSIEQGNNDSHAIGLGQMNLHGYLARERIFYGSEEGVDFTNIYFYTVLYHALSASNQIAKERGRAFKGFEKSKYASGEFFDKYTDQVWEPKTDKVRQLFADAGISIPDQQDWQRLKESVREHGIYNQNLQAVPPTGSISYINHSTSSIHPIASKVEIRKEGKIGRVYYPAPYMTNENLEYYQDAYEIGYEKVIDTYAAATQHVDQGLSLTLFFKDTATTRDVNKAQIYAWRKGIKTLYYIRLRQMALEGTEVEGCVSCML; this is translated from the coding sequence GTGTCACCAACCGTCACAGCTGCAGAACCTGTAACCACCGGCGCCCACGCGCTCCCGGGGGAGACGGATTACCACGCGCTCAACGCGATGCTGAATCTGTACGACGCCGACGGCAAGATTCAGTTCGAGAAGGACGTGCAGGCCACGCGGGAGTACTTCCTGCAGCACGTCAACCAGAACACCGTGTTCTTCCACAGTCAGGACGAGAAGCTCGACTACCTGATCGAGAAGGAGTACTACGAGCGCGAGGTGCTCGACCAGTATTCCCGCAACTTCGTCAAGGACCTGCTGGACCGCGCGTACGCGAAGAAGTTCCGGTTCCCGACGTTCGTGGGGGCGTTCAAGTACTACACCTCCTACACGCTCAAGACCTTCGACGGGAAGCGCTATCTCGAGCGCTTCGAGGACCGCGTGGTGATGGTCGCGCTGACCCTGGCCGCCGGCGACACCGTGCTGGCCGAGAAGCTCGTCGACGAGATCATCGACGGCCGGTTCCAGCCGGCCACCCCGACGTTCCTGAACTCGGGCAAGAAGCAGCGCGGCGAGCCGGTGAGCTGCTTCCTGCTGCGCATCGAGGACAACATGGAGTCCATCGGCCGCTCCATCAACTCGGCACTGCAGCTGTCCAAGCGCGGTGGCGGAGTCGCGTTGCTGCTGAGCAACATTCGTGAGCACGGCGCGCCGATCAAGAACATCGAGAACCAGAGCTCCGGGGTCATCCCGATCATGAAGCTGCTGGAGGACTCGTTCTCCTACGCCAACCAGCTCGGTGCCCGGCAGGGTGCAGGCGCGGTGTACCTGCACGCGCACCATCCCGACATCTACCGCTTCCTGGACACCAAGCGGGAGAACGCCGACGAGAAGATCCGGATCAAGACGCTCTCACTGGGTGTGGTGATCCCCGACATCACCTTCGAGCTGGCCAAGAAGAACGAGGACATGTACCTGTTCTCGCCGTACGACGTCGAGCGCGTCTACGGCGTGCCGTTCGCCGACATCTCGGTGACCGAGAAGTACTTCGAGATGGTCGACGACGCGCGGATCCGCAAGACGAAGATCAAGGCGCGCGAGTTCTTCCAGACGCTGGCCGAGCTGCAGTTCGAGTCCGGCTACCCGTACATCATGTACGAGGACACCGTGAACCGGGCGAACCCCATCGCCGGCAAGATCACCCACTCGAACCTGTGCTCGGAGATCCTGCAGGTCTCCACGCCGTCGGAGTTCAACGACGATCTGTCCTACAAGAAGATCGGCAAGGACATCTCCTGCAACCTGGGTTCGCTGAACATCGCCAAGGCGATGGATTCACCGGATTTCGCGCAGACCATCGAGGTCGCGATCCGGGCGCTGACCGCGGTGAGCGATCAGACCCATATCTGGTCGGTGCCGTCGATCGAGCAGGGCAACAACGACTCTCACGCGATCGGCCTCGGGCAGATGAACCTGCACGGCTACCTGGCGCGCGAGCGGATCTTCTACGGCTCCGAAGAAGGTGTGGACTTCACCAACATCTACTTCTACACCGTGCTCTACCACGCCCTGAGCGCGTCGAATCAGATTGCGAAGGAACGGGGCCGGGCGTTCAAGGGCTTCGAGAAGTCGAAGTACGCGTCGGGGGAGTTCTTCGACAAGTACACCGATCAGGTGTGGGAACCCAAGACCGACAAGGTGCGCCAACTCTTCGCCGACGCCGGCATCAGCATCCCCGACCAGCAGGACTGGCAGCGGTTGAAGGAGTCGGTGCGTGAGCACGGCATCTACAACCAGAACCTGCAGGCCGTGCCGCCGACGGGGTCCATCTCCTACATCAACCACTCGACGAGCTCGATCCACCCGATCGCCAGCAAGGTCGAGATCCGCAAGGAAGGCAAGATCGGGCGCGTCTACTACCCGGCGCCCTACATGACCAACGAGAACCTGGAGTACTACCAGGACGCGTACGAGATCGGCTACGAGAAGGTCATCGACACCTACGCCGCAGCCACTCAGCACGTCGACCAGGGGCTGAGCCTGACGTTGTTCTTCAAGGACACCGCCACCACGCGCGATGTGAACAAGGCGCAGATCTACGCGTGGCGCAAGGGCATCAAGACGCTGTACTACATCCGGTTACGCCAGATGGCTCTGGAGGGAACCGAAGTCGAGGGCTGCGTCAGCTGCATGCTGTAG
- a CDS encoding ATP-binding protein — MERGVRPRGAGRRGPRHHRTQAGAGTPAGGQDPAGGAASGRHPGRARRRAGRRLRRRRHRARAQPRGRPRHPAGLRRRRPRRGEGRAEDREPAGIHCGRASFARRRQPVRAGAQDQSAYVGDYGALSGEIPDRLRGLGVRAGAGVPLVVEGRTRGALVVGSSAPQGIPEGTTAHIGDFADLISTAIANAETRAELTASRARIVAAADEARRGFERDLHDGAQQRIVSLSLQLREAEAATEDDALRTLLSNAVTGLAGLHSDLQELSRGLHPAVLSRGGLKPAMRNLARRSTVPVELSVDVARRLPEPVEVAAYYVVAEALTNVAKHADAGSVTVTVGLDESPDGGTLLRLSVTDDGAGGATDGGGSGLVGLRDRVEALSGRLTVTSHPGDGTTISATIPVD, encoded by the coding sequence ATGGAACGTGGTGTTCGACCACGGGGTGCTGGTCGGCGGGGCCCGCGACACCACCGAACGCAAGCAGGAGCAGGAACGCCTGCGGGTGGCCAGGACCCAGCAGGCGGCGCTGCGTCGGGTCGCCACCCTGGTCGCGCGCGGCGCCGCGCTGGCCGACGTCTACGACGTCGCCGTCACCGAGCTCGCGCACAGCCTCGGGGTCGACCACGTCACCCTGCTGGCCTTCGACGCCGACGACCACGTCGTGGTGAAGGCCGCGCTGAAGACCGAGAGCCAGCCGGGATTCACTGCGGGAGAGCGTCTTTCGCTCGACGGCGACAGCCTGTGCGAGCGGGTGCGCAGGACCAGTCGGCCTATGTCGGCGACTACGGCGCGCTGTCCGGGGAGATCCCGGACCGGCTGCGCGGGCTCGGTGTCCGCGCAGGGGCGGGCGTACCACTGGTCGTGGAAGGGCGCACCCGCGGCGCGCTTGTCGTGGGTTCTTCTGCCCCACAAGGGATTCCGGAAGGAACCACAGCCCACATCGGCGACTTCGCCGATCTGATCTCGACCGCGATCGCCAACGCCGAGACCCGCGCCGAGCTCACCGCGTCGCGGGCCAGGATCGTGGCGGCCGCCGACGAGGCCCGCCGGGGGTTCGAACGCGATCTGCACGACGGCGCCCAGCAGCGCATCGTGTCGCTGAGCCTGCAACTGCGCGAGGCCGAGGCGGCGACCGAGGACGACGCGCTGCGCACCCTGCTGTCCAACGCGGTGACCGGCCTGGCCGGGTTGCACTCGGATCTGCAGGAGTTATCGCGCGGTCTGCATCCGGCGGTGTTGTCGCGCGGCGGGCTGAAGCCGGCGATGCGCAACCTGGCGCGGCGCTCGACGGTTCCGGTCGAGCTGTCCGTCGACGTCGCTCGCCGCCTGCCCGAACCGGTCGAGGTGGCCGCGTATTACGTTGTCGCAGAGGCGCTGACGAACGTCGCCAAGCACGCCGACGCCGGTTCGGTGACGGTCACGGTCGGGCTCGACGAGAGCCCGGACGGCGGCACGCTGCTGCGCCTTTCGGTGACCGACGACGGTGCCGGCGGCGCCACGGACGGCGGCGGCTCAGGCCTGGTCGGCCTACGCGACCGGGTGGAGGCGCTGTCGGGCCGGCTGACGGTGACCAGTCACCCCGGCGACGGCACGACGATCAGCGCGACCATCCCGGTCGACTGA
- the nrdF gene encoding class 1b ribonucleoside-diphosphate reductase subunit beta — translation MKLIDRVSAINWNRLQDDKDAEVWDRLTGNFWLPEKVPVSNDIPSWNTLTAHEKQLTMRVFTGLTLLDTIQGTVGAVSLIPDALTPHEEAVYTNIAFMESVHARSYSNIFSTLCSTNEIDDAFRWSEENPNLQRKAEIVMQYYKGDEPLKRKVASTLLESFLFYSGFYLPMYWSSRAKLTNTADMIRLIIRDEAVHGYYIGYKYQRGLALADESTRQELKDYTYELLFELYDNEVEYTQDLYDEVGLTEDVKKFLRYNANKALMNLGYEALFPRDETDVNPAILSALSPNADENHDFFSGSGSSYVIGKAVNTEDEDWDF, via the coding sequence ATGAAACTGATCGACCGGGTCTCGGCCATCAACTGGAACCGCCTGCAGGACGACAAGGACGCCGAGGTGTGGGATCGCCTCACCGGTAATTTCTGGTTGCCGGAGAAGGTGCCGGTATCCAACGACATCCCGTCCTGGAACACGCTGACCGCTCACGAGAAGCAGCTCACGATGCGGGTGTTCACCGGGCTCACGCTGCTCGACACCATCCAGGGCACCGTCGGCGCGGTCAGCCTGATCCCCGACGCGCTGACCCCGCACGAGGAGGCGGTGTACACCAACATCGCGTTCATGGAGTCGGTGCACGCACGCAGCTACTCCAACATCTTCTCGACGCTGTGCTCGACCAACGAGATCGACGACGCGTTCCGCTGGTCGGAGGAGAACCCGAACCTGCAGCGCAAGGCCGAGATCGTGATGCAGTACTACAAGGGCGACGAGCCGCTCAAGCGCAAGGTGGCTTCGACCCTGCTGGAGAGCTTCCTGTTCTACTCCGGCTTCTACCTGCCGATGTACTGGAGCAGCCGGGCCAAGCTCACCAACACCGCCGACATGATCCGGCTGATCATCCGCGACGAGGCCGTGCACGGCTACTACATCGGCTACAAGTACCAGCGCGGTCTGGCCTTGGCCGACGAGTCCACCCGCCAGGAGCTCAAGGACTACACCTACGAGCTGCTGTTCGAGCTCTACGACAACGAGGTGGAGTACACCCAGGACCTCTACGACGAGGTCGGCCTGACCGAGGACGTCAAGAAGTTCCTGCGCTACAACGCCAACAAGGCGCTGATGAACCTCGGCTACGAGGCGCTGTTCCCGCGCGACGAGACCGACGTGAACCCGGCGATCCTGTCCGCGCTGAGCCCCAACGCCGACGAGAACCACGACTTCTTCTCCGGCTCGGGGTCGTCCTACGTGATCGGCAAGGCCGTCAACACCGAGGACGAGGACTGGGACTTCTAG
- a CDS encoding TetR/AcrR family transcriptional regulator: protein MRRGSRARAAEQAGVKVDARSERWREHRKKVRSEIVDAAFRAIDRLGPEVSLREIAEEAGTAKPKIYRHFTDKSDLFQAIGQRMRDMLWSAIFPSINISTDPARTVVFRAVEQYVRLVDEHPNVIRFLMQGRFAEQTSSAMRALNEGRDITLAIADMFNNELKDMELDYAAFELAGFATFGAAASATDWWLGADQDSPRRLPSAKFADYLTTIMVGSINGTCEVLGVQIDPDVPLHKGVKRRQQVA, encoded by the coding sequence GTGCGACGAGGGTCGAGGGCGCGTGCTGCCGAGCAGGCGGGTGTCAAGGTGGACGCCCGCAGTGAACGGTGGCGCGAGCACCGCAAGAAGGTGCGCTCCGAGATCGTCGACGCGGCGTTCCGGGCCATCGACCGGCTGGGCCCCGAGGTGTCTCTGCGGGAGATCGCCGAGGAGGCCGGCACTGCCAAACCCAAGATCTACCGCCACTTCACCGACAAGTCCGACCTGTTCCAGGCGATCGGGCAGCGGATGCGGGACATGTTGTGGTCGGCGATCTTCCCGTCGATCAACATCTCGACCGATCCGGCGCGCACGGTGGTCTTCCGGGCCGTCGAGCAGTACGTGCGGCTGGTCGACGAACATCCGAACGTGATCCGGTTCCTGATGCAGGGCCGCTTCGCCGAGCAGACCTCGTCGGCGATGCGGGCGCTCAACGAGGGCCGCGACATCACTCTCGCGATCGCCGACATGTTCAACAACGAGCTCAAAGACATGGAGCTCGACTACGCGGCGTTCGAGCTGGCCGGGTTCGCGACCTTCGGTGCAGCGGCCTCGGCGACCGACTGGTGGCTGGGCGCCGATCAGGACAGCCCCCGCCGGCTGCCGTCGGCGAAGTTCGCCGACTACCTGACCACGATCATGGTCGGGTCCATCAACGGCACCTGCGAGGTGCTGGGTGTCCAGATCGACCCCGACGTGCCGCTGCACAAGGGCGTCAAGCGCCGCCAACAGGTCGCCTGA
- a CDS encoding DUF5997 family protein, which produces MSRPNAQSMKPATAAKKLDVYLPATPAEFQQNPITRAELAELQADPPQWLKDLRKNGPHPKNLVAAKLGISIAALARHDVDNALTTEQIDALLEEKPEWLVAERESYQEVLREQRRLKAVRAEEARKS; this is translated from the coding sequence ATGAGCAGGCCGAACGCCCAGTCCATGAAACCCGCCACGGCGGCCAAGAAGCTGGACGTGTACCTGCCCGCCACGCCGGCGGAGTTTCAGCAGAACCCGATCACCCGCGCCGAGCTGGCCGAGCTGCAGGCGGACCCTCCGCAGTGGCTCAAGGACCTCCGCAAGAACGGACCGCACCCGAAGAACCTGGTCGCGGCCAAGCTCGGCATCTCGATCGCCGCGCTGGCGCGCCACGACGTCGACAACGCGCTCACCACCGAGCAGATCGATGCGCTGCTGGAGGAGAAGCCGGAGTGGCTGGTCGCCGAACGCGAGAGCTACCAGGAGGTGCTGCGCGAGCAGCGACGCCTCAAAGCGGTGCGGGCCGAGGAGGCTCGCAAGAGCTGA
- a CDS encoding response regulator — MTGPRCLIVDDSADFRDAARAILERGGIVVVGTAHDVAEALLRARELHPDVALVDVDLGAESGFDVAEQLSGIPVILTSTHDELDFADLIAASPALGFLPKLTLSPGAVRELLDRVSGSPST, encoded by the coding sequence ATGACCGGTCCGCGCTGCTTGATCGTCGACGACAGCGCCGACTTCCGGGACGCAGCCCGCGCCATTCTCGAACGCGGCGGCATCGTGGTCGTCGGCACTGCCCACGACGTGGCCGAGGCGCTGCTGCGGGCCCGCGAACTGCATCCGGACGTGGCGCTGGTCGACGTCGATCTCGGCGCCGAAAGCGGATTCGACGTCGCCGAACAGCTCAGCGGCATCCCCGTCATCCTGACCTCCACCCACGACGAGCTGGACTTCGCCGACCTCATCGCGGCCAGCCCGGCGCTGGGCTTCCTGCCCAAACTGACGTTGTCACCGGGCGCGGTGCGTGAACTGCTCGACCGCGTCAGCGGGTCTCCAAGTACATGA
- a CDS encoding VOC family protein, with amino-acid sequence MEQRISLITLGVDDLDRARRFYEQGLGWVPAAAPEGVVFYQLPGIAFALFGRADLAEDAHHPVDGRFSGITIAINQRTEADVDAVLAQAEAAGATILKPAERVFWGGYSGYFADPDGHVWEVARNPEWTINDDGTLTI; translated from the coding sequence ATGGAGCAACGCATCAGCCTGATCACCCTCGGCGTCGACGACCTCGACCGGGCCCGCCGGTTCTACGAGCAGGGCCTGGGCTGGGTGCCCGCCGCGGCGCCGGAGGGCGTGGTGTTCTACCAGTTGCCCGGCATCGCGTTCGCGTTGTTCGGCCGCGCAGACCTCGCCGAGGACGCCCACCATCCGGTGGACGGACGGTTCAGCGGCATCACGATCGCGATCAACCAGCGCACCGAAGCCGACGTCGACGCGGTGCTCGCCCAGGCCGAGGCGGCCGGCGCGACGATCTTGAAGCCGGCCGAGCGGGTGTTCTGGGGCGGCTACTCGGGGTACTTCGCCGATCCCGACGGCCATGTCTGGGAGGTCGCGCGCAACCCCGAGTGGACGATCAACGACGACGGCACGCTGACGATCTGA
- a CDS encoding cupin — protein MNTNQDVISLRGLGEQQLDAARDARAGRAAQSVYGGQQRTLRQTVLALTAGNRLDDHESPGGATLLVLRGRVQIGSPTSTVEGGEGDYLVIPDERHNLVALEDSVVLLTVVPRR, from the coding sequence GTGAACACCAATCAGGACGTGATCTCGTTGCGAGGGCTCGGCGAGCAACAACTCGACGCGGCGCGCGATGCCCGCGCGGGCCGGGCCGCGCAGTCGGTGTACGGCGGGCAGCAACGCACGCTGCGCCAGACGGTGCTCGCGCTCACCGCGGGCAACCGGCTCGACGACCACGAAAGCCCAGGCGGGGCAACGCTTCTGGTGCTGCGCGGACGCGTCCAGATCGGCTCCCCGACGAGCACGGTCGAAGGCGGGGAAGGCGACTACCTGGTGATCCCCGACGAGCGGCACAACCTGGTGGCGCTGGAGGACTCCGTCGTGCTGCTGACCGTGGTGCCGCGGCGCTGA
- a CDS encoding VOC family protein, with product MTSTQLSAFLCYRDPDAMVGWITGVLGFDMVRDFRDDGDILAHAELKRGDAVLCVQRDDRGYDVPVVKGDCVGAGLYLVVDDTEVTAIHRRAVDAAATVLVAPETTEWGNFRTELLDPEGRQWSIGTYLPGQRG from the coding sequence ATGACGTCGACGCAGCTGAGCGCGTTTCTGTGTTACCGCGATCCCGACGCGATGGTCGGCTGGATCACCGGCGTGCTGGGATTCGACATGGTGCGCGATTTCCGCGACGACGGCGACATCCTGGCCCATGCCGAGCTCAAGCGCGGAGACGCGGTGCTGTGCGTGCAGCGTGACGACCGCGGCTACGACGTGCCCGTGGTCAAGGGCGACTGCGTGGGCGCCGGTCTGTACCTCGTCGTCGACGACACCGAGGTGACCGCCATTCACCGGCGCGCGGTCGATGCGGCGGCGACGGTGCTGGTCGCCCCGGAGACCACGGAGTGGGGTAACTTCCGCACAGAGCTGCTGGACCCCGAGGGGCGGCAGTGGTCGATCGGCACCTACCTCCCGGGCCAGAGGGGATGA
- a CDS encoding LysR family substrate-binding domain-containing protein yields MTLSLVLGYVPGGTPAKWARIWAQRHPDTPLQMRTVGAADAATAVRAGDLDVAVLRLPTDTSGLAVIPLYEETTVAVVPTDHLLTAGDEITAADLADEPVLLPLDTVVSWPDAPGVPVEHRPETTGDAIELVAAGLGALIVPQSLARLYHRKDLTYRPIADAPSCPVALAFPEGPQPPLVEEFVGIVRGRKPGSSRGQSEPPPKRTAREKTLAKQAARAAAGKTARKPGRPRGRR; encoded by the coding sequence GTGACCCTCTCCCTGGTCCTCGGCTATGTGCCCGGCGGGACGCCCGCGAAGTGGGCCCGGATCTGGGCACAGCGCCACCCCGACACCCCGCTGCAAATGCGCACCGTCGGCGCGGCCGACGCGGCCACCGCCGTGCGCGCCGGCGACCTCGACGTGGCGGTGCTGCGGCTGCCCACCGACACGTCCGGGCTGGCCGTCATCCCGCTCTACGAGGAGACGACGGTGGCCGTGGTGCCGACCGATCACCTGCTCACCGCCGGGGACGAGATCACCGCCGCCGACCTCGCCGACGAGCCGGTCCTGCTCCCGCTCGACACTGTGGTGTCCTGGCCGGACGCTCCGGGCGTCCCGGTCGAGCACCGGCCCGAGACCACCGGGGACGCAATCGAACTCGTCGCCGCGGGACTCGGCGCGCTCATCGTTCCCCAGTCCCTGGCGCGGCTGTATCACCGCAAAGACCTCACCTACCGCCCGATCGCCGATGCGCCCAGCTGTCCCGTCGCGCTCGCCTTCCCGGAGGGGCCGCAGCCGCCGTTGGTCGAGGAGTTCGTCGGGATCGTGCGGGGCCGCAAGCCCGGCTCGTCGCGCGGCCAGAGCGAGCCGCCGCCCAAGCGGACCGCACGCGAGAAGACGCTGGCCAAGCAGGCCGCCCGTGCCGCGGCGGGGAAGACCGCGCGCAAGCCGGGGCGCCCGCGCGGCCGCCGCTGA
- a CDS encoding NAD(P)/FAD-dependent oxidoreductase has product MTQRYDLVIAGGGPSGSAAAWQAAQTGAKVLVCDKAQFPRAKPCGDGLTARAVSYLQKMGLADEVATYHRVNRVTVFSPSRWELSFPKRPGMPDHGHTVSREHLDTVLLKHAESAGAEIRQGAEVSGPELDANGRVIGVVLKGGEKVYADAVIAADGAYSPIKRALKIDSEYNGYSAIAIRSEMPANRPDSDSLDIYLKLLFQGDQLPGYGWVFPMGDGIFNIGLGYVNSYKNWQSINATQFLGDFLRTLPREWDLPPIEELKKNKSVRAWRLPMGFTAWPPWRPGVLFTGDSLGAGKPASGAGISKALESGLAAGECAIAALTNGGPDDFTNYAQRMEAAWGREYRRGRIMHKLIGQPKLAGAGVKLIDNAAFRDRMLKALYKKAQGPQHSF; this is encoded by the coding sequence ATGACGCAGCGATACGACCTGGTCATCGCAGGTGGAGGACCATCGGGTTCGGCCGCCGCATGGCAGGCCGCGCAGACCGGCGCGAAGGTGCTGGTGTGCGACAAGGCACAGTTCCCCCGGGCCAAGCCCTGCGGCGACGGGCTGACCGCGCGCGCGGTCAGCTATCTGCAGAAGATGGGCCTGGCCGACGAGGTCGCCACCTATCACCGGGTCAACCGGGTGACGGTGTTCAGCCCGAGCCGCTGGGAGCTGTCGTTCCCCAAACGTCCCGGCATGCCCGACCACGGCCACACGGTCAGCCGCGAGCACCTCGACACCGTGCTGCTCAAGCACGCCGAGTCCGCGGGCGCCGAGATCCGGCAGGGCGCCGAGGTGTCGGGCCCGGAGCTGGACGCCAACGGCCGGGTGATCGGCGTCGTGCTCAAGGGCGGCGAGAAGGTGTACGCCGATGCGGTGATCGCCGCGGACGGCGCCTACTCCCCCATCAAGCGCGCGCTGAAGATCGACTCCGAGTACAACGGCTACTCGGCGATCGCCATCCGCTCGGAGATGCCGGCCAATCGCCCGGACTCCGATTCGCTCGACATCTATCTCAAGCTGCTGTTCCAGGGCGATCAGCTGCCCGGGTACGGCTGGGTGTTCCCGATGGGCGACGGCATCTTCAACATCGGCCTCGGCTATGTGAACAGCTACAAGAACTGGCAGTCGATCAACGCCACCCAGTTCCTCGGCGATTTCCTGCGCACCCTGCCGCGCGAGTGGGATCTGCCGCCGATCGAAGAGCTCAAGAAGAACAAGAGCGTGCGCGCGTGGCGTTTGCCGATGGGCTTCACCGCGTGGCCGCCGTGGCGTCCGGGCGTGCTGTTCACCGGCGATTCGCTGGGCGCAGGCAAGCCGGCCTCGGGCGCGGGTATCTCCAAGGCACTCGAATCCGGTTTGGCCGCAGGCGAATGCGCGATCGCGGCGCTGACCAACGGTGGCCCCGACGACTTCACCAACTACGCGCAGCGGATGGAAGCCGCGTGGGGCAGGGAGTACCGGCGCGGTCGCATCATGCACAAGCTGATCGGCCAGCCCAAGCTGGCGGGCGCGGGCGTGAAGCTGATCGACAACGCCGCGTTCCGCGACCGCATGCTCAAGGCGCTCTACAAGAAGGCCCAGGGTCCGCAGCACAGCTTCTGA